The DNA window ATGACGAAACAATCAAATGCCACCACCGAGCGCCTGCTGACATATGAGGAGGTTTGTACGGTTTTGAAAACGTCGCAGGCAACACTGCGCCGCTATGTAAAACAAGGCCGGTTTCCGGCACCAGTAAAGCCCAACCCCAGTGGTAGGGCTGTCCGCTTTCGCTACCAGGATGTGAAGGCTTGGCTGGACAAGTTGTGAGGGGAGCAGGCTGATGCAATACAAACTGCAAGAAGACGGGCTCTATGCCTTATCAGGGGACCACTGGCAGCGGGTAGGCGGTTGGATTCAGGTAATGGCTCGCACCAGGTTAACCGACAAGCGGCACGGACACGGAGTATTGCTGGAATGGCAGAATTTCGATGGTGTGAAGCTACGCGAGGTCGTCTATGCCCGAGATCTCAACAGCGATAATGCCCGGCAGGTGCGGGATATGCTGGTTGATACCGGTTATCCACTGACGCCCAGCCAGGCAAGCTGGATCCGGCTTCAGCACTATCTGTTGGAGCAGATGGCTCTGGCCGAACCGGCGACGGTGGTTAGTCGAACTGGCTGGCACGGTTCCGTGTTTGCAACCAGTAACTGGACTATCGGTTCAGCTGACGAACCGCACCATTTCGTAGGCCAGTTATCTGGTTCTCCAACGTTAGAGGAATCCGGAAGTCTCAGCGACTGGCAGACTTATGTCGGTCAGCTATGCCGAGGCAACCCATTAGCGATATTCAGCGTTGGAACGGCGCTGGCTGCGCCACTTATCGCATCTTCTGGTATGGAAAATGGCGCCATTCATCTGGTTGGAGCATCGTCGACTGGGAAAACGACCTTGTTGCAATTGGCGGCCAGCGTCTATGGGAGCAACCGCTATGTCCGCAGTTGGATCTCAACCAGCAACGGATTAGCGGCAGTCTCTTCAGAGCACAACGACATGCTGCTGCCGCTGGATGAAATCGGAATGGCCCGTCCGGAAGACATCGATACGGCGATATATCAGATCATGAACGGCTCAGGGAAGTTACGGGCTAACGTCTCCGGCGAGCTGGCCGCGACCTCGCATTGGCGAACGTTGGTGTTGAGTAGCGGCGAAGTCTGGATTGCTGAGCTACTCCAGCAGATCGGTAAGCCGCTACGCGCAGGCCAGCAGATTCGTCTGGTGGAGCTCCCGGTGTTTGGCACCTTCGGTGCGTTCGACGAATTACATGGCCACAATCATCCGCAGCAGTTTGTGGACGAGCTGAAATCGTCTTGTCAGCGCTACCACGGCACTGTCATTCGGGAGTGGGTGTCATTGCTGACCGAGCGTCACACTGAGCTCAGTCAGTATCTAAATCATGAGGTTGGTCGTCTGAGCGGTTCTTGGGCAAACGATCAGATGGCATCCCAGGTGCAACGTGTCATCCGGCGTTTTGCCTTGATTGGGGCAGCACTTTGCCTCGGAAGCAGAAATTTCATCCTCCCATGGTCCGAAGAGGAATCTCTATCGGCAGTCCACAGAACTCTGAAGGCCTGGCTGGATAACAGA is part of the Hydrocarboniclastica marina genome and encodes:
- a CDS encoding helix-turn-helix transcriptional regulator; translation: MTKQSNATTERLLTYEEVCTVLKTSQATLRRYVKQGRFPAPVKPNPSGRAVRFRYQDVKAWLDKL
- a CDS encoding DUF927 domain-containing protein, whose protein sequence is MQYKLQEDGLYALSGDHWQRVGGWIQVMARTRLTDKRHGHGVLLEWQNFDGVKLREVVYARDLNSDNARQVRDMLVDTGYPLTPSQASWIRLQHYLLEQMALAEPATVVSRTGWHGSVFATSNWTIGSADEPHHFVGQLSGSPTLEESGSLSDWQTYVGQLCRGNPLAIFSVGTALAAPLIASSGMENGAIHLVGASSTGKTTLLQLAASVYGSNRYVRSWISTSNGLAAVSSEHNDMLLPLDEIGMARPEDIDTAIYQIMNGSGKLRANVSGELAATSHWRTLVLSSGEVWIAELLQQIGKPLRAGQQIRLVELPVFGTFGAFDELHGHNHPQQFVDELKSSCQRYHGTVIREWVSLLTERHTELSQYLNHEVGRLSGSWANDQMASQVQRVIRRFALIGAALCLGSRNFILPWSEEESLSAVHRTLKAWLDNRGHSRNSEEFRLLKALERAMKVWERSLSDIEQATGQGGAGFRRSHEGRELWLIYKSHFLKRLGLPTHYMREVEVLLQRDCLVSNERSRGTYKTRVNGDLRRFFALRPDQVRRQLDELERIEHED